Proteins from one Procambarus clarkii isolate CNS0578487 chromosome 40, FALCON_Pclarkii_2.0, whole genome shotgun sequence genomic window:
- the LOC123757788 gene encoding uncharacterized protein, which produces MIASADLSSAATLGGPFDWVMSLEVGEHIPESGEKNFLDNLVKHACVGVVVSWAVPGQEGHSHVNCRSNDYVRREMATRGLESDKNAERNLRSMVGHLFYFRNTLMVFRFPKKRC; this is translated from the exons ATGATAGCGTCAGCGGACCTCTCCAGCGCCGCGACCCTCGGGGGTCCCTTCGACTGGGTGATGAGCCTGGAGGTGGGAGAACACATCCCAGAGTCCGGCGAGAAGAACTTCCTGGACAACCTGGTCAAGCACGCCTGCGTGG GAGTGGTGGTGTCGTGGGCGGTGCCGGGACAAGAGGGACACTCCCACGTCAACTGCCGCTCCAACGACTACGTCAGGAGGGAGATGGCCACCAGGGGACTGGAGTCGGATAAGAATGCTGAAAGGAACCTGAGATCCATGGTCGGCCACCTTTTCTACTTCAGAAACACCCTCATGGTTTTCAGATTCCCTAAGAAAAGATGCTGA